Proteins encoded together in one Triticum dicoccoides isolate Atlit2015 ecotype Zavitan chromosome 7B, WEW_v2.0, whole genome shotgun sequence window:
- the LOC119340884 gene encoding uncharacterized protein LOC119340884 → MPPPPTCKASQPPLSFPLSSISCCFDRSKKGKAIKMARHIQADHESADDSGGAAGAALVLWDCGSALYDSYELTTFKRQLDAAVLAGRSLSMPHLPAASPAVQPAGRRKRARRLPALLRRLFSKVLRLASARGARHDRYRAYEGYGHGGYSGTGSPWSGALTSIPEESGGSPEAGSSPVVPGPSALRRAQSERFIGSKTATPMVQFDVVL, encoded by the coding sequence ATGCCGCCTCCACCCACTTGTAAAGCGAGCCAGccccctctctccttccctctctcaTCCATTTCTTGCTGCTTTGATCGAAGCAAAAAAGGGAAAGCTATAAAGATGGCGAGGCATATCCAAGCCGATCACGAGTCCGCAGATGACAGTGGTGGTGCTGCTGGTGCCGCGCTCGTGCTGTGGGACTGCGGCAGCGCGCTCTACGACTCGTACGAGCTCACCACCTTCAAGCGCCAGCTCGACGCCGCCGTGCTCGCCGGCCGCTCGCTCTCCATGCCGCACCTCCCCGCCGCCAGCCCGGCCGTTCAGCCAGCCGGCCGCAGGAAGCGCGCGAGGCGGCTCCCCGCCCTGCTCCGGAGACTCTTCTCCAAGGTGCTGCGGCTGGCGTCGGCGCGCGGGGCGAGACACGACCGCTACCGGGCGTACGAGGGGTACGGCCACGGCGGGTACAGCGGCACGGGGTCGCCGTGGTCCGGGGCGCTGACGTCCATCCCGGAGGAGAGCGGCGGCAGCCCAGAGGCGGGGTCTTCCCCGGTCGTCCCCGGCCCGAGCGCGCTGCGCAGGGCGCAGTCGGAGCGGTTCATCGGCAGCAAGACGGCGACCCCGATGGTGCAATTCGATGTCGTCTTGTAG